A single Brachionichthys hirsutus isolate HB-005 chromosome 17, CSIRO-AGI_Bhir_v1, whole genome shotgun sequence DNA region contains:
- the LOC137907162 gene encoding serine protease inhibitor Kazal-type 1-like, whose amino-acid sequence MAGRAVFLGLLLICVASDAVNNASQMREPSCSDFGANCPKILDPVCSNENITYDNECVLCVHIQDVQREILITKDGRC is encoded by the exons ATGGCTGGACGGGCTGTTTTTCTGGGGCTTCTGCTCATCTGTGTGGCttcag ATGCTGTGAACAACGCTAGTCAAATGAGAGAG CCTTCCTGTTCAGACTTTGGGGCGAATTGCCCTAAGATCCTGGATCCGGTCTGTAGCAATGAAAATATTACCTATGACAACGAGTGTGTGCTGTGTGTCCACATTCA agacgTCCAGAGGGAAATTCTCATAACCAAAGACGGCAGATGCTGA
- the LOC137907045 gene encoding probable pancreatic secretory proteinase inhibitor has product MAGRAVFLGLLLICVASDAVNNSSQMREPSCQNFELPACPLNLVPVCSSENMTYPNECALCAHIQDVQREIFIIKDGSC; this is encoded by the exons ATGGCTGGACGGGCTGTTTTTCTGGGGCTTCTGCTCATCTGTGTGGCttcag ATGCTGTGAACAACTCTAGTCAAATGAGAGAG CCTTCCTGTCAAAACTTTGAGCTACCAGCATGCCCTTTGAACCTGGTTCCGGTCTGTAGCAGCGAAAATATGACCTATCCCAACGAGTGTGCCCTGTGTGCCCACATTCA agacgTCCAGAGGGAAATTTTCATCATCAAAGACGGCAGCTGCTGA